The DNA region aaataaaatactatcaatatttaaaaattgataaattattaacaaattaagaTTAAcgtattattgtttatttttttttttaatcaaaaatatattatgtgtataaaaataaatcatatttaaaaatataatttttttattattcaacattttatccgttattataaatattttgtaataaaaattttatcattttgtaattaaattttaagacgtcaattattatatttaaaaaaaaaaaataacacgaatttttttttcgttctgtTGGTActgtagaaatttttaaatgtattatttaacatttcgaaataaatcaatagaaattttatataaatttaattatctaaataaatatcaatgcaaatgtttatttaattaatgagattagtttaatgttaattttgacAAATGGAGTATTGATAACTTGACTTTCTTGTTGCGCATAAGCAAGGCACCATTCCGTTTCCAAAGTAACCAATACacaaacaaaacaaacaatttaaagTAGCATGAATTAATTGTCCaattattattctaaataaaaaatatattattattaacctTAATCTTGTGTAACTactaagttttttaatttcaatttgtatttaataattaacaaactatgaaatttaaaatatcaaaatgtgGCAACAACAGTGAGcccaatgaaaaaataaattgtattgcTTGGAGTTCAGCAGAAGAAATATATTCTTATGGGTAATTAcatgtgtttttatttcaaccatttgacatcaatataatattgtaattttatttgtaaacagAGAAAATCATGCTCTAAAAAAATGGTGTTTAAAAAGTGGCAGTGTACAATCCACAACAACCGtgcaattttcaaatgaattttatccAACTCATATACAATGGCATCCTCTATCACCATCAGCATTATCTCCAAATATTAAAAGTCAATCACTCGATGTTCTTTTAATTACATCAGCagatggtaatttattttgtcaaaaaattattaacaaaaatagcttaaataatcttgataatattttacaggtaaattttattttgtcaatagAAATGGAAGAATCGAAAAAGTTGTTGATGCTCATAAAGGTGCTATACTAGTTGGTCAATGGGTTTTTGATGGCTCAGCATTATTAActggtaaaatttttaaataatatttaaatttgtcttGAGGAAATCATAgtgtcaattttaattttaatgatcaaCAGCTGGTGAAGAtggaacaattaaaatttggtCAAGAAGTGGAATTTTACGTTCAACAATTGTACGAGGAACACAGCCAATTTTAGCTGCAAGTTGGAGTCTAGATTGTACATCTGTATTATATTCACAAGGAACACAATTGATATTACAatcaataaatacaacaacaaaaccAATCAaggtattaattataaaaattttttaaaaaagctgtttttaaatcattacaaatgaaatttataatattttttaaaagtggTATGCACATGATGGACTAGTGCTTACATTATcatggaataaaaataatggatTGATAGTTTCTGGTGGTGAAGATTGCCGATATAAACTTTGGGATAGTAATGGTAATCAATTATTCAGCAGTGGAGTTGTTGAGTATCCGATAACAGCTGTTAGCTGGTGTCCAAATGGAATGTCATTTGTCGTTGGATTTTATGACACAATTAAACTTTGTGATAAAGCTGgtgtaagtattttttaaaaataacgatCCATTTAATTTACACTCACCAAAATAAGTCaataaaaaagcaattaaaaattttaaaaatcaaatttattaactcGAATATTCTCCAAGAAATATttggatgatttttttgtctctccctgatttttattgacttttaaatagcttaattttcatgtgaagcaatttactaataataatattattttttgcattatttaattttacagtgGGTCCACTCGATGCAAAAAATTGATGGTGGTTCTATCAATAGTATTGCATGGTCAAATGATGGCACACAATTAGCAATGACATGTGGAAATTCATACATTATTACAGCTCATTTAATTGATCggtaattgataataatttttttttattttaaactacaTAAAActttacataaatttaatttaaattgtagaaGTTTGGAATGGAACAATCACATTGCTACACTTGTCAGTAGAAAAGTAATCGAAATAACTGAAGTTAAAAGTGAACACACTGAAAGTTTCGAAATATCAGATAAAGTATTACATTTTGAATTTGCATATGATCATCTTGTTGTAGTAACACCAAGTCAATgtcatatttattcatcaacaaattGGAATACACCAGTTATTTTTAgcctaaaaaatatagaaattacAGCTATTATTTTAGCAGACAagtatgtttaaaataattaaactacattttttattattttttatttataaaatgttgttttttatttttattcctaTTGTAGACACTTTCTATTAATCGAATGGAACAATTTAACTCTTTACAATTATCAGGGCCGACGTGTAACTGTTCCAAAATGGAAAGGAATGCTTCAAGATTCATTGAACATATCATGTATTGCCTTGTGCTCAAGTGCACTATTTGTTCAGGATCAGACTGACAAAAAAAGTAAGTCAATaacattcatttaaaatttacgaaattatttaaattaattttttaaaatacataacagATTTAATCAAACTAAATCACCTTGATTAACAGTCACTTGCTGGATCAACTTTCTTAATTACttgggtaattttttttgtgtaaaatgtaaataatttttttcagtactACACATACTTGAGCTATCAAGTAACAAACCAGTATTAAGATCACAACAATAtgttcattcaaaaaatattgttgaaatcACAGTTAGTACAATAATCGATCAAAATTTACATCAAGTCGCTATGATTGATACAAattctgatttatatttattgacaacTGGATTTAATGGATTTGAACGTGTTCGAAAAATAggtatgaataaaataattaaaatatgcatagattatttgaattataatataatttttgcatAATTCGTAGCATCCATGGCACAGAGTATTGCATGGGCAACAGATGCCCATGTTTTAGTAGCTATTCAAGACGCTACTTTATCAATTTGGCTATGGCCAAGTTGCAttcgttttaataataaaaaaacaattcaaagcACACGTGTAGATAAAGAAATTAAGTAAGttaatctataaaaatttaattttagaattacTTAGcagacaaattttaattttttatagtgaATTTGGAAAACAACCAAGTATAGTACGTGTTCATAATGGAATAGTGACAATTAGAAGAAGTGATGGTGCTTTGGTTTCAACTGCATgctatacattttttatgagCTTTCATCAGTATGTTACTTCGGGAAAATGGCAAAAAGCATTATCACTTTGTAGAATTGTACAGAATGAACTTTTATGGACATGTCTGGCTATTGGAGCTagcgaaaaaaatgaaataagtgCAGCTGAAGAAGCCTACTCGGCTATAGAACGATATGAAGAAGTTGAATATATACAACGATTACAAAATCAAGTTGTTGGTAAAACGAAAAagcttattaattaaaatcatgacaataaaaaagactgttaattataattaatataaaacaagctgaaaaaaattttaaaattaatttataattcaaaaaaatgttctgttttaaataaaaaccaaaaaaataagttaattaaagaattatttatttaataactttaaGAATCATATGCGAAAAAAATAGGGTCGTCTCTATTAGTCATAGAGTCAAGAAAATTGGTTCGGAGAGCAACGATCGTTGGTTCGACTCCAACCGGGAtcactaattatttattattttttttttaaatgtttaatatctaattgtaagaaaaattaatttaaattataatttacttataaaaaaaaatagttaagttaataaaatgaaattaaagtttttatttgttgtttatt from Aphidius gifuensis isolate YNYX2018 linkage group LG5, ASM1490517v1, whole genome shotgun sequence includes:
- the LOC122858085 gene encoding intraflagellar transport protein 80 homolog, which gives rise to MKFKISKCGNNSEPNEKINCIAWSSAEEIYSYGENHALKKWCLKSGSVQSTTTVQFSNEFYPTHIQWHPLSPSALSPNIKSQSLDVLLITSADGKFYFVNRNGRIEKVVDAHKGAILVGQWVFDGSALLTAGEDGTIKIWSRSGILRSTIVRGTQPILAASWSLDCTSVLYSQGTQLILQSINTTTKPIKWYAHDGLVLTLSWNKNNGLIVSGGEDCRYKLWDSNGNQLFSSGVVEYPITAVSWCPNGMSFVVGFYDTIKLCDKAGWVHSMQKIDGGSINSIAWSNDGTQLAMTCGNSYIITAHLIDRSLEWNNHIATLVSRKVIEITEVKSEHTESFEISDKVLHFEFAYDHLVVVTPSQCHIYSSTNWNTPVIFSLKNIEITAIILADKHFLLIEWNNLTLYNYQGRRVTVPKWKGMLQDSLNISCIALCSSALFVQDQTDKKILHILELSSNKPVLRSQQYVHSKNIVEITVSTIIDQNLHQVAMIDTNSDLYLLTTGFNGFERVRKIASMAQSIAWATDAHVLVAIQDATLSIWLWPSCIRFNNKKTIQSTRVDKEINEFGKQPSIVRVHNGIVTIRRSDGALVSTACYTFFMSFHQYVTSGKWQKALSLCRIVQNELLWTCLAIGASEKNEISAAEEAYSAIERYEEVEYIQRLQNQVVGKTKKLIN